A window from Vicinamibacterales bacterium encodes these proteins:
- a CDS encoding polysaccharide lyase 6 family protein encodes MRHFAGFLLLAVWFTDAARVDSLAALQARIDDARPGDVITVKNGTYRTTAPITVKAQGTPGKVVRIAAETAGGVTITGAGGFDVVSPASHVVIDGFVFTHASGQTHIRPGATHIRFTRNVFEAAGDGAYLTVAGHDAEIDRSEFRNKRTPGNMIDVRGEGSQVAQRVRIHHNYFHDFDSPGVNGAETIRFGLSGLSMSKGLGIIEHNLFVRCVGENEMLSIKSGANVIQDNTLLDSRGAQLTLRHGNENIVRRNYLRGTDGIRVFGDRNRISENYLEGNTGAIQIGNGGAEVADGAPLTSHDRPDDTYITSNVLVNNERNLFMTRRDRGLGATRTTIAHNVIQGGGPAAVIDGPFPGAIWRDNTLWDTTAGVMPEEGFSRRRPAIRPARPLTLEAWRAFVRGRR; translated from the coding sequence ATGCGGCATTTCGCAGGATTCCTCCTCCTCGCCGTCTGGTTCACTGACGCGGCCCGCGTCGATTCGCTGGCTGCCCTCCAGGCGCGGATTGACGACGCCAGGCCGGGCGACGTGATCACGGTGAAGAACGGGACCTACCGGACCACGGCGCCGATCACCGTGAAGGCGCAGGGCACGCCCGGGAAGGTCGTCCGCATCGCCGCCGAAACCGCGGGCGGCGTCACCATCACCGGCGCCGGGGGATTCGACGTCGTAAGTCCCGCTTCCCACGTCGTCATCGACGGCTTCGTGTTCACCCACGCGTCGGGCCAGACGCACATCCGCCCCGGCGCCACCCACATCCGGTTCACGCGCAACGTGTTCGAGGCCGCGGGGGACGGCGCGTATCTCACCGTGGCGGGACATGACGCCGAGATCGACCGCAGCGAGTTCCGCAACAAGCGGACGCCCGGAAACATGATCGACGTGCGCGGCGAAGGCAGCCAGGTGGCGCAGCGCGTGCGCATCCATCACAACTACTTCCACGACTTCGACAGCCCCGGCGTCAACGGCGCCGAAACGATCCGGTTCGGGCTGAGCGGGCTGAGCATGTCGAAGGGGCTCGGCATCATCGAGCACAACCTGTTCGTCCGGTGCGTCGGCGAGAACGAGATGCTGTCGATCAAGTCGGGCGCGAACGTGATCCAGGACAACACGCTGCTCGACTCGCGCGGGGCGCAGCTGACGCTGCGCCACGGCAACGAGAACATCGTCCGCCGCAACTACCTGCGGGGCACGGACGGCATCCGCGTCTTCGGCGACCGCAACCGCATCTCGGAGAACTACCTCGAAGGGAACACCGGAGCGATCCAGATCGGCAACGGCGGCGCGGAGGTCGCCGACGGCGCGCCCCTGACCAGCCACGACCGCCCGGACGACACGTACATCACGTCCAACGTGCTCGTGAACAACGAACGCAATCTCTTCATGACCAGGCGGGACCGGGGTCTCGGCGCGACCCGCACCACGATCGCCCACAACGTCATTCAGGGGGGCGGCCCGGCGGCCGTGATCGATGGTCCGTTCCCCGGCGCCATCTGGCGGGACAACACGCTGTGGGACACCACCGCCGGGGTGATGCCCGAAGAGGGATTCTCCAGGAGGAGGCCGGCCATCAGGCCCGCCAGGCCCCTGACGCTCGAGGCCTGGCGCGCGTTCGTGCGCGGCCGCCGCTGA
- a CDS encoding right-handed parallel beta-helix repeat-containing protein has product MSRLSALLALAVVALTAHHPHAQSRPVAGMVIARTMVVPAGTYPLASADLDHPAITIRGSNLTVDFRDVVLRGAAADADPDSFTGLAVLVDGGENVTIRNLRAHGYKIGVLARGSRNLHITHADLSYNWKPRLYSLVEHESLLDWMSYHHNDKDEWLQSGAGIYLADSPGAEIDHTTIVQGQNGLMLARSDNAKVWNNTFSFLSGLGIALYRASGNTIMHNKVDWCVRGYSHTFYNRGQDSAGILLYEQSHKNLVAFNSVTHGGDGLFLWAGQSTMDTGQGGANDNLFYDNDFSFAPANGIEATFSRNIFYGNRVEECWHGVWGGYSFDSWFVANRFARNTEAIAIEHGQDNKITENRFEGDETAIRLWRNAAQDPDWGYPKHRDTRSRDYVINGNTFVANHTALKISETQNVRILTNSFERVQTLAMLTGDTRNLGIGDEVTVPLRPRPTLDVTLPKPLPGGMDAKIPEAERRGREAIIVDEWGPYDWKSPKLWPQGRSDATPLKLRVLGPPGEWKVASLRGASLDAASGRVPGVVTLTPAPGPVVDYDVQLTYLGAAVVSPRGRTVAAGAPYAFGYRRFFVPAAWQVRYFTFDEASRPDRNPDGFARVLAGAPAKSDTRDRLDYMSGGVIAEGLPRDRVALVAEAQIDLPPGAYTVRTISDDGVRVWMDEERIVDRWTPHESAIDTVPITGGRRRFKVEYFEIGGFAELRFEILRR; this is encoded by the coding sequence GTGTCCCGATTGTCCGCCCTGCTCGCGCTCGCCGTTGTCGCGCTGACCGCGCACCATCCCCACGCGCAGTCGCGCCCGGTGGCGGGGATGGTGATCGCGCGGACGATGGTGGTGCCGGCCGGCACCTACCCGCTGGCCTCCGCCGATCTCGATCATCCTGCGATCACCATCCGCGGCTCGAACCTGACGGTGGACTTCAGGGACGTCGTGCTGCGCGGCGCCGCCGCGGACGCGGACCCCGACAGCTTCACCGGGCTCGCCGTGCTGGTCGACGGCGGCGAGAACGTCACCATCAGGAACCTGCGCGCGCACGGCTACAAGATCGGCGTGCTCGCGCGGGGCAGCCGCAACCTGCACATCACGCACGCCGACCTGAGCTACAACTGGAAGCCGCGCCTCTACAGCCTCGTCGAGCACGAGAGCCTGCTCGACTGGATGTCGTATCACCACAACGACAAGGACGAGTGGCTGCAGAGCGGCGCCGGGATCTACCTGGCCGATTCCCCCGGCGCCGAAATCGACCACACGACGATCGTGCAGGGGCAGAACGGCCTGATGCTGGCGCGGTCGGACAACGCGAAAGTCTGGAACAACACCTTCTCGTTCCTCTCCGGCCTCGGCATCGCGCTGTACCGCGCCAGCGGCAACACCATCATGCACAACAAAGTGGACTGGTGCGTGCGCGGCTACAGCCACACCTTCTACAACCGCGGCCAGGACTCCGCCGGCATCCTGCTCTACGAACAGAGCCACAAGAATCTCGTCGCCTTCAACTCGGTGACGCACGGCGGCGACGGCCTCTTCCTCTGGGCGGGGCAGTCGACGATGGACACGGGCCAGGGGGGGGCCAACGACAATCTGTTCTACGACAACGATTTCAGTTTCGCCCCGGCCAACGGCATCGAAGCCACGTTCAGCCGCAACATCTTCTACGGCAACCGCGTCGAAGAGTGCTGGCACGGCGTGTGGGGCGGCTACAGCTTCGACTCGTGGTTCGTCGCCAACCGCTTCGCCCGCAACACGGAAGCGATCGCGATCGAGCACGGCCAGGACAACAAGATCACCGAGAACCGCTTCGAGGGGGACGAGACCGCGATCCGGCTGTGGCGCAACGCGGCGCAGGACCCCGACTGGGGCTACCCGAAGCACCGCGACACCCGCAGCCGCGATTACGTCATCAACGGCAACACCTTCGTCGCCAATCACACCGCGCTGAAGATCAGCGAGACGCAGAACGTCCGGATTCTCACCAACAGCTTCGAACGCGTGCAGACGCTGGCGATGCTGACCGGCGACACGCGCAATCTCGGCATCGGCGACGAGGTCACGGTGCCGCTGCGGCCGCGGCCGACGCTCGACGTCACGCTGCCGAAGCCGCTGCCCGGCGGCATGGACGCGAAGATTCCGGAAGCCGAGCGGCGCGGGCGCGAAGCGATCATCGTCGACGAGTGGGGGCCGTACGACTGGAAGTCGCCGAAGCTCTGGCCGCAGGGGCGCTCCGACGCCACGCCGCTGAAGCTGCGCGTGCTCGGACCGCCAGGCGAGTGGAAAGTCGCGTCGCTCCGCGGCGCGTCGCTCGACGCCGCGTCCGGCCGCGTTCCGGGCGTCGTCACGCTGACCCCCGCGCCCGGCCCCGTCGTCGACTATGACGTGCAGTTGACCTACCTCGGCGCCGCGGTGGTGAGTCCGCGCGGCCGGACGGTCGCCGCGGGGGCGCCGTACGCGTTCGGCTACCGCCGCTTCTTCGTGCCGGCGGCATGGCAGGTCCGCTACTTCACGTTCGACGAGGCGTCGCGGCCGGACCGGAACCCCGACGGATTCGCGCGCGTGCTCGCGGGCGCGCCGGCGAAGTCGGACACCCGCGACCGCCTGGACTACATGTCGGGCGGCGTCATCGCCGAGGGCCTGCCGCGCGATCGCGTCGCGCTCGTCGCCGAGGCGCAGATCGATCTGCCGCCCGGCGCCTACACGGTGCGGACGATCTCGGACGACGGCGTGCGGGTGTGGATGGACGAGGAACGGATCGTGGATCGCTGGACGCCGCACGAGTCGGCGATCGACACCGTGCCGATCACCGGCGGCCGGCGCCGTTTCAAGGTGGAATACTTCGAGATCGGCGGGTTCGCCGAGCTCCGATTCGAGATACTGAGGCGATAA
- a CDS encoding TerC family protein, with protein sequence MNWLSPEILIALATLTFLEIVLGVDNIIFISILSAKLPADQQQRARRLGLLLAMGTRILLLFSLSWVIRLTAPLFTVIGQAISGRDMILILGGLFLLGKSTHEIHERLEGEEGHGSAKTAASFASVLVQIALLDIVFSLDSVITAVGMVDEVAVMVIAVVISVAIMMLAAEPISAFVHRHPTVKMLALSFLLLIGMSLVAEGFDHHIPKGYVYFAMGFSVFVEAINLRVRRKAEPVHLREAYVPDPETAGGSKAS encoded by the coding sequence ATGAACTGGCTGAGTCCCGAAATCCTGATTGCCCTCGCGACGCTCACCTTCCTCGAGATCGTCCTCGGCGTCGACAACATCATCTTCATCTCGATCCTCTCCGCGAAGCTGCCGGCCGATCAGCAGCAGAGAGCCCGGCGCCTCGGGCTGCTGCTGGCGATGGGGACGCGCATCCTGCTGCTGTTCTCGCTGTCCTGGGTGATCAGGCTGACCGCGCCGCTCTTCACCGTCATCGGTCAGGCGATCTCGGGGCGCGACATGATCCTGATCCTCGGCGGGCTGTTCCTGCTCGGCAAGAGCACGCACGAGATTCACGAGCGGCTGGAGGGGGAGGAGGGGCACGGATCGGCGAAAACGGCGGCCTCGTTCGCGTCGGTGCTGGTGCAGATCGCGCTGCTCGACATCGTGTTCTCGCTCGACTCGGTCATCACCGCGGTCGGCATGGTCGACGAGGTGGCGGTGATGGTGATCGCGGTGGTGATCTCCGTCGCCATCATGATGCTGGCGGCCGAGCCGATCAGCGCGTTCGTGCACCGGCATCCGACCGTGAAGATGCTCGCCCTCAGCTTCCTGCTGCTGATCGGCATGTCGCTGGTCGCGGAGGGCTTCGATCATCACATTCCGAAGGGCTACGTCTATTTCGCGATGGGATTCTCGGTATTCGTGGAAGCGATAAATCTGCGCGTTCGCAGGAAGGCGGAGCCGGTGCATCTGCGCGAGGCCTACGTCCCCGACCCTGAAACGGCCGGGGGATCCAAGGCGTCTTAG
- a CDS encoding YceI family protein — MRRSLVTAVAAAAFVAPILAQSAPTTQPPAGPAPAGQQPAAASQAQPQRPPQPPLGPNEWAIDGSHSAANFSVRHNVVSTVRGTLGAISGKIEYDGKDVTSVKADVSIDMTKIDTQNERRDNHLRSPDFFDVANHPHLTFRSKRVETAGAGRFKLVGDLTIRGNTKEVVLDVDGPAPTVQTAGRNGGVTLLTGASATTKISRKEFGVLWNNMIEAMPVVGDEVNITIDLELRRNAPVGK, encoded by the coding sequence ATGCGCAGATCGCTTGTCACCGCCGTGGCCGCCGCGGCGTTCGTTGCCCCCATCCTGGCCCAATCCGCTCCGACCACCCAGCCGCCGGCCGGCCCGGCGCCCGCCGGCCAGCAACCCGCGGCCGCGTCCCAGGCTCAGCCGCAGCGTCCGCCTCAGCCGCCGCTCGGTCCGAACGAGTGGGCGATCGACGGCAGCCACTCGGCCGCGAATTTCAGCGTGCGCCACAACGTCGTCTCGACCGTCCGCGGCACGCTGGGCGCCATCAGCGGCAAGATCGAGTACGACGGCAAGGACGTGACGTCGGTCAAGGCGGACGTGTCCATCGACATGACGAAGATCGACACGCAGAACGAGCGGCGCGACAACCATCTCCGCAGCCCCGACTTCTTCGACGTGGCCAACCATCCGCACCTGACGTTCAGGTCGAAGCGCGTCGAGACCGCCGGCGCGGGCAGGTTCAAGCTGGTGGGCGATCTGACGATCCGCGGCAACACCAAGGAGGTCGTGCTGGACGTCGACGGCCCGGCGCCGACCGTGCAGACCGCCGGCCGCAACGGCGGCGTCACCCTGCTCACCGGCGCGTCGGCGACGACGAAGATCAGCCGCAAGGAATTCGGCGTGCTGTGGAACAATATGATCGAAGCCATGCCGGTCGTCGGCGACGAGGTCAACATCACCATCGATCTCGAGCTGCGGCGCAACGCGCCGGTCGGCAAGTAA
- a CDS encoding ChaN family lipoprotein: MLAVLAGLAVAGAPEPRALQVLPLAAPPSYVPERVYDTRRSAFGDFEAMLADLSQADAIMVGEQHDDPNTHRLELAILEGLLRRGVPVVLSLEMFERDVQPLLDRYLAGEIAEPEFLAGSRPWPRYATDYRPLVELARARRLRVVAANVPRRMASDVSKTGLSAIGGGSPDRAFAARDLECPPSGRYFDRFAEAMGGHQAATPNFYYAQCVKDETMGESIAEAAAKSAGRVTIVHMNGAFHSDFSDGAAHSARRRMPGRRVAVVSVLPVSDLDALQPSADDLKRADFLVYTVGAKK; this comes from the coding sequence GTGCTCGCGGTTCTGGCGGGGCTGGCGGTGGCCGGCGCGCCGGAGCCGCGCGCGCTGCAGGTGCTGCCGCTCGCGGCGCCCCCTTCGTACGTGCCCGAGCGCGTCTACGACACGCGCCGCAGCGCCTTCGGTGATTTCGAGGCGATGCTCGCCGACCTGTCGCAGGCAGACGCGATCATGGTCGGCGAGCAGCACGACGATCCCAATACGCACCGCCTCGAACTCGCCATCCTCGAAGGGCTGCTGCGCCGCGGCGTGCCGGTCGTTCTCTCGCTGGAGATGTTCGAGCGCGACGTCCAGCCGCTCCTCGATCGCTATCTCGCCGGGGAGATCGCCGAACCGGAGTTCCTCGCGGGATCGCGGCCATGGCCGCGCTATGCGACCGACTACCGGCCGCTGGTCGAGCTCGCACGCGCCCGCAGGCTGCGCGTGGTCGCCGCGAACGTCCCCCGGCGGATGGCGTCGGACGTGAGCAAGACAGGGCTGTCCGCGATCGGCGGCGGATCGCCGGACCGCGCGTTCGCCGCCAGGGACCTCGAGTGCCCGCCGTCCGGGCGCTACTTCGATCGCTTCGCCGAAGCGATGGGCGGCCACCAGGCGGCGACCCCCAACTTCTACTACGCGCAGTGCGTGAAGGACGAGACGATGGGCGAGTCGATCGCCGAGGCGGCGGCGAAGAGCGCCGGCCGGGTCACGATCGTTCACATGAACGGGGCGTTCCACAGCGATTTCAGCGACGGGGCCGCGCACAGCGCGCGCCGCCGCATGCCGGGCCGCCGCGTCGCCGTCGTCTCGGTGCTGCCGGTGTCCGATCTCGACGCGCTGCAGCCGTCGGCTGACGACCTCAAACGCGCGGACTTCCTCGTCTACACGGTCGGCGCGAAAAAGTAA
- a CDS encoding M20/M25/M40 family metallo-hydrolase, whose protein sequence is MPLLRPIALALLVCLQFPPPAGDVPKRAAPAWLAPYRDPASRLIGEALGSDAGWQRLAYLGDTFGPRLSGSPNLEAAIAWAVDEMKRDGLENVHLEPVKVPHWVRGRESLEIAGPIPQPLVMLGLGNSVGTPADGIEADLLVVRSFEQLDAARDRVKGRIVLFNVPFTTYGETVRFRAEGPSRAGALGAAAMLVRSVGPAGLRTPHTGALVYADGQPQIPAAAITVEDAARLQRMSDRGTTVRLRLKMEARLLGEADSANVVGEIRGRERPDEVVVIGGHFDSWDVGTGATDDGGGCIVTWEALRLMKKLNLRPRRTVRVVLWTNEENGGRGGQGYRDRHLSELGNHVMMLESDGGVFKPSGFGFSGSDGGRARVREIAGLLAGIQVDRIGANGGGADIGPSVQHAGIPAMSLESEGDYFLIHHTPADTVDKIDPMDVSRASAAIAVMAYVIAEMPERLR, encoded by the coding sequence ATGCCGCTGCTTCGTCCGATCGCCCTTGCGCTCCTCGTGTGTCTCCAGTTTCCGCCGCCGGCCGGCGACGTGCCAAAGCGCGCGGCCCCCGCGTGGCTCGCGCCGTACCGCGACCCGGCGAGCCGCCTGATCGGCGAAGCGCTCGGGTCCGACGCCGGATGGCAGCGGCTCGCCTATCTCGGCGACACCTTCGGCCCGCGATTGAGCGGCTCCCCCAACCTCGAGGCCGCGATCGCCTGGGCCGTCGACGAGATGAAGCGCGACGGTCTCGAGAACGTGCACCTCGAGCCGGTGAAGGTGCCGCACTGGGTCCGCGGCCGCGAGAGTCTCGAGATCGCCGGCCCCATCCCGCAGCCGCTCGTCATGCTCGGCCTGGGCAACAGCGTCGGGACCCCCGCCGACGGCATCGAGGCGGACCTGCTCGTGGTGCGCAGCTTCGAGCAGCTCGACGCGGCGCGCGATCGCGTGAAGGGGCGGATCGTGCTCTTCAACGTGCCGTTCACCACCTATGGCGAGACGGTGCGGTTCAGGGCGGAAGGGCCGTCGCGCGCGGGAGCGCTCGGCGCCGCCGCGATGCTGGTTCGCAGCGTCGGGCCGGCCGGCCTGCGCACGCCGCACACCGGCGCGCTCGTCTACGCCGACGGCCAGCCGCAGATCCCGGCCGCGGCGATCACCGTCGAAGACGCGGCGCGCCTGCAGCGCATGTCGGATCGCGGCACGACGGTGCGCCTGCGGCTCAAGATGGAAGCGCGGCTGCTCGGCGAGGCCGACTCCGCCAACGTCGTCGGCGAGATCCGCGGGCGCGAGCGGCCCGACGAGGTCGTCGTCATCGGCGGGCACTTCGACTCGTGGGACGTCGGCACCGGCGCGACCGACGACGGCGGCGGATGCATCGTGACGTGGGAAGCGCTCCGCCTGATGAAGAAGCTGAATCTGCGCCCCCGCCGCACCGTGCGCGTCGTGCTGTGGACCAACGAGGAAAACGGCGGCCGCGGCGGACAGGGATACCGCGATCGACACCTCTCCGAGCTGGGCAACCACGTGATGATGCTCGAGTCCGACGGCGGCGTCTTCAAACCGAGCGGGTTCGGGTTCAGCGGCAGCGACGGCGGCCGCGCGCGGGTGCGTGAGATCGCCGGGCTGCTCGCCGGCATCCAGGTGGATCGCATCGGCGCGAACGGCGGCGGCGCGGACATCGGTCCGAGCGTGCAGCACGCCGGCATTCCCGCGATGTCGCTCGAATCGGAAGGGGACTATTTCCTGATCCATCACACCCCGGCGGACACGGTCGACAAGATCGATCCGATGGATGTGTCGCGCGCCTCGGCGGCGATCGCGGTGATGGCGTATGTGATTGCGGAGATGCCCGAGCGGCTGCGCTGA
- a CDS encoding putative zinc-binding metallopeptidase has product MSKAPVLPAEEWADWPDEKLLDLRMCQLGVSIEASVLADRIAELLRELEARGLSNFKPHFWLSDEWFSPDAVPGVAIPFYLAHPRLERLERTYMLEVEGGTPEWCLRILRHEAGHAIDNAFKLRQRRRRQQIFGPSYKAYPEYYDPKPYSKSFVLHLDSWYAQSHPDEDFAETFAVWLSQPDWRDRYAGWPALKKLEYMDALMKDVSARPMLVRTHRKVDPLPTIRKTLRAHYERKRRHYGLLHPDFYDRDLRRLFSDDPAYAANMKAARFIARVRRDVRRMVASWTGEYQYTIDQVLEAMLKRANELNLRLTVPEERAKMDFLVLLTVQTMNYLHSGRHRVAL; this is encoded by the coding sequence ATGTCGAAGGCGCCGGTGCTGCCGGCTGAGGAGTGGGCGGACTGGCCGGACGAGAAGCTCCTCGATCTGCGCATGTGCCAGCTCGGCGTCAGCATCGAGGCGAGCGTGCTCGCCGACCGGATCGCGGAACTGCTGCGGGAACTGGAGGCGCGCGGGCTGTCGAACTTCAAGCCGCACTTCTGGCTGTCGGACGAATGGTTCTCGCCCGACGCCGTCCCGGGCGTGGCCATCCCCTTCTACCTCGCGCACCCGCGGCTCGAGCGGCTGGAGCGCACCTACATGCTGGAAGTGGAAGGGGGCACGCCGGAGTGGTGCCTGCGCATCCTGCGGCACGAAGCGGGGCATGCGATCGACAACGCCTTCAAGCTGCGCCAGCGGCGCCGCCGGCAGCAGATCTTCGGTCCGTCGTACAAGGCGTACCCCGAGTATTACGACCCCAAGCCATACAGCAAGAGCTTCGTCCTGCATCTCGATAGCTGGTACGCGCAGAGCCATCCCGACGAGGATTTCGCGGAAACGTTCGCCGTCTGGCTGAGCCAGCCCGACTGGCGCGACCGCTACGCCGGCTGGCCGGCGCTCAAGAAGCTCGAGTACATGGACGCGTTGATGAAAGACGTGTCCGCCAGGCCGATGCTGGTGCGGACGCACCGCAAGGTGGATCCGCTGCCGACGATCCGCAAGACGCTCCGCGCGCACTACGAGCGGAAGCGGCGGCACTACGGCCTGCTCCACCCGGATTTCTACGACCGCGATCTGCGCAGGCTGTTCTCCGACGATCCGGCGTACGCGGCGAACATGAAGGCGGCGCGCTTCATCGCGCGGGTGCGGCGCGACGTGCGGCGGATGGTGGCGAGCTGGACCGGCGAGTATCAATACACGATCGACCAGGTGCTCGAGGCGATGCTGAAACGCGCGAACGAGCTGAACCTGCGGCTCACCGTGCCCGAGGAGCGCGCGAAAATGGACTTCCTCGTGCTCCTGACGGTGCAGACGATGAACTATCTGCACAGCGGCCGCCATCGCGTGGCGCTATGA
- a CDS encoding TonB-dependent receptor translates to MRAVCCGALAVVLAGAAAPVVRAQQPPATAPAQPAQPPAKPEEKPEQKPEQKPEQPKYEETVVVSASRTEEKLINAPATMTVIGTQTIESAASQNFAELLRAVPGLNITQVSARDINVTSRGATGTLATGQLALLDGRSLYQDFFGFVMWDFLPVNLNEIKQVEVIRGPASAVWGANALNGVVNVITKSPREMQGTSAVLGVGGFDRDAGSSAGQGAGTLFYISGTHAQAVNDRLAFKLSAGGYTQDPYARPVGTIPCTRADVCTVTTTYPGYKNQGTTQPKFDARVDYDLPDGKRWSFSGGVAGTDGIMHTGIGPFDINKGTVMGYGKLSFTNKGFRAGFFTNVLDGDAANLLTVDATTRQPVIFNFGTKTFDVEASNVQSFSQRHVVTYGGNLRINRFDLSLAPDGDNRTEGGGYIQDEIFLHDKFRVVAGARVDRFDYLDELVFSPRVSFMVKPQEDQSFRVSYNRAYRAPSVINNFLRVTIVQPVNLGLFTQLLAGQIYPLPVQSVGDPDLKETSVDVYEIGYTGTIADGRAIVSAAFYVNRVKDDIFFTEDVTRRFRSSNPPPGWPAILVPALNAIGGLPGLFTYQNFGRTTQKGLELGVQASVNRNVGLFANYSYQAEPTANFALTELNLPAKNRFNAGFNFTRGRFLGDFNVSYSDSAFWQDVLNDPYHGTTDAYTLVNGGFGVKWAGDRLTTSIKGTNLTNEKIQQHVFGDIIRRAVIGELRVNF, encoded by the coding sequence ATGAGAGCTGTGTGTTGTGGGGCACTGGCGGTCGTGCTGGCCGGTGCGGCGGCGCCCGTCGTTCGCGCGCAGCAGCCGCCGGCGACCGCGCCGGCGCAGCCCGCCCAGCCGCCGGCCAAGCCTGAGGAGAAGCCGGAGCAGAAGCCGGAGCAGAAGCCCGAGCAGCCGAAATACGAGGAGACCGTGGTGGTCTCGGCCTCGCGCACCGAAGAGAAACTGATCAACGCGCCGGCGACGATGACGGTCATCGGCACGCAAACGATCGAGAGCGCGGCATCGCAGAACTTCGCCGAGCTGCTGCGCGCGGTGCCCGGCCTCAACATCACGCAGGTCTCTGCCCGCGACATCAACGTAACCTCGCGCGGCGCGACCGGCACGCTGGCGACGGGGCAGCTCGCGCTGCTCGACGGCCGCAGCCTTTACCAGGACTTCTTCGGCTTCGTGATGTGGGATTTCCTGCCGGTGAACCTGAATGAGATCAAGCAGGTCGAAGTCATCCGCGGCCCGGCCTCCGCGGTGTGGGGCGCCAACGCCCTGAACGGCGTCGTGAACGTCATCACCAAGTCGCCGCGCGAGATGCAGGGGACGAGCGCGGTGCTCGGCGTCGGCGGCTTCGATCGCGATGCCGGCAGCAGCGCCGGGCAGGGCGCGGGGACGCTGTTCTACATCAGCGGCACGCATGCGCAGGCGGTGAACGATCGCCTGGCCTTCAAGCTCTCCGCCGGCGGCTACACGCAGGATCCCTACGCGCGGCCGGTCGGCACGATTCCGTGCACGCGCGCGGACGTCTGCACCGTGACCACGACGTATCCCGGCTACAAGAACCAGGGCACCACGCAGCCGAAGTTCGACGCTCGCGTCGACTACGACCTGCCTGACGGCAAGCGCTGGTCGTTCTCCGGCGGCGTCGCCGGCACTGACGGCATCATGCACACCGGCATCGGTCCCTTCGACATCAACAAGGGGACGGTGATGGGCTACGGCAAGCTCAGCTTCACCAACAAGGGGTTCCGCGCCGGGTTCTTCACGAACGTGCTGGACGGCGACGCCGCCAACCTGCTCACCGTCGACGCCACCACGCGGCAGCCGGTGATCTTCAATTTCGGCACGAAGACGTTCGATGTCGAGGCCTCGAACGTTCAGTCCTTCAGTCAGCGGCACGTCGTGACCTACGGCGGCAATCTGCGCATCAACCGGTTCGATCTGTCGCTCGCGCCCGATGGAGACAATCGCACCGAAGGCGGCGGGTACATCCAGGACGAGATCTTCCTGCACGACAAGTTCCGGGTGGTGGCCGGCGCGCGTGTCGATCGCTTCGATTACCTCGACGAGCTCGTCTTCTCGCCGCGGGTGAGCTTCATGGTCAAGCCGCAGGAGGACCAGTCGTTCCGCGTGTCGTACAACCGCGCGTATCGGGCCCCGTCGGTGATCAACAACTTCCTGCGGGTCACCATCGTCCAGCCGGTGAATCTCGGGCTGTTCACACAGCTCCTGGCCGGCCAGATCTACCCGCTGCCGGTGCAGTCGGTCGGCGATCCCGACCTGAAGGAGACCTCGGTCGACGTCTACGAAATCGGGTACACCGGAACGATCGCCGACGGGCGTGCCATCGTGTCCGCCGCCTTCTACGTCAATCGCGTGAAGGACGACATTTTCTTCACCGAAGATGTCACCAGGCGCTTCCGCTCGAGCAACCCGCCGCCCGGCTGGCCGGCGATTCTCGTGCCGGCGCTGAACGCGATCGGCGGATTGCCGGGTCTGTTCACCTACCAGAACTTCGGCCGGACGACGCAGAAGGGACTCGAGCTCGGGGTGCAGGCGTCGGTGAACCGGAACGTCGGCCTGTTCGCCAATTACTCGTATCAGGCCGAGCCGACCGCGAACTTCGCGCTGACCGAGCTCAATCTGCCGGCCAAGAACCGCTTCAACGCCGGCTTCAACTTCACCCGCGGGCGCTTCCTCGGCGACTTCAACGTCAGCTATTCGGACAGCGCCTTCTGGCAGGACGTGCTCAACGATCCGTACCACGGCACGACGGACGCGTACACGCTCGTCAACGGCGGCTTCGGCGTGAAGTGGGCGGGCGATCGGCTGACGACGTCGATCAAGGGGACGAACCTCACCAACGAGAAGATCCAGCAGCACGTGTTCGGCGACATCATCCGGCGCGCGGTGATAGGGGAGCTTCGGGTCAACTTCTAG